In Flavobacteriaceae bacterium, the following proteins share a genomic window:
- a CDS encoding cupin domain-containing protein — MEKLDITDLTKNITDDWKNFPVSEINDHVVRVSVLQKDFHWHKHTKSDEFFYIVEGELFVDFKDKTERLTKGQMIKVPKNVIHRTRSNKRTTILCFETTNNDVSGDI; from the coding sequence ATGGAAAAACTAGATATTACTGATTTAACAAAAAATATTACAGACGATTGGAAAAATTTTCCTGTAAGCGAAATAAATGATCATGTTGTTAGAGTTAGTGTTTTGCAAAAGGATTTCCATTGGCATAAACACACTAAAAGTGATGAGTTTTTCTATATTGTAGAAGGTGAATTATTTGTTGATTTTAAAGATAAAACAGAACGTTTAACAAAAGGGCAAATGATTAAAGTTCCAAAAAATGTAATACATCGAACACGTTCTAATAAACGAACAACGATTTTATGTTTTGAAACTACGAATAATGATGTTAGTGGAGATATTTAA
- the hisH gene encoding imidazole glycerol phosphate synthase subunit HisH: protein MKLIIIDYGAGNIKSIQFAFKRLGVEAILSNNPEEIKSADKVIFPGVGEANSAMIKLKESKLDKIIPELTQPVLGICLGMQLLCKSSEEGNTQGLGIFDVDIKRFSNEVKVPQMGWNTIQNLKSDLFKGVDEDAYMYLVHSFYAENSLQTIAETNYNGCYATALQNKNFYGVQFHPEKSGDVGSLILKNFLEL, encoded by the coding sequence ATGAAATTAATAATAATAGATTATGGTGCAGGGAATATAAAAAGTATTCAATTTGCGTTTAAAAGATTAGGTGTTGAAGCCATTTTATCCAATAACCCTGAAGAGATTAAATCTGCTGATAAAGTAATTTTTCCAGGAGTAGGAGAAGCGAATAGCGCGATGATTAAGCTAAAAGAAAGTAAATTAGATAAAATAATTCCAGAGCTTACACAACCAGTTTTGGGAATCTGTTTAGGAATGCAACTTTTATGCAAATCTAGTGAGGAAGGAAATACACAAGGTTTAGGTATATTTGATGTAGATATTAAACGATTTTCTAACGAAGTTAAAGTGCCTCAAATGGGATGGAACACTATCCAGAATTTAAAATCTGATTTGTTTAAAGGAGTTGATGAAGATGCATATATGTATTTAGTACATAGTTTTTATGCTGAAAATAGCCTTCAAACGATTGCAGAAACAAATTATAATGGATGTTATGCTACAGCATTACAAAATAAGAATTTTTATGGTGTACAATTCCACCCAGAAAAGAGTGGAGATGTAGGTAGTTTGATATTGAAAAACTTTTTAGAACTATAA